A genomic segment from Triplophysa dalaica isolate WHDGS20190420 chromosome 22, ASM1584641v1, whole genome shotgun sequence encodes:
- the rasgrf2a gene encoding ras-specific guanine nucleotide-releasing factor 2 isoform X1, with translation MQKSVRYNEGHALYLSTVARKDGVKRGYLSKKAAENSRWNEKYFALHQNILFYFENEQSARPSGIYLLEGCTCERVPAPKVSTNGKETSDKQQLYFLVIFGHDGQKPLELRTEEDSDCSEWVEAIQQTSYSDLIIEREVLMQKYIHLVQIMETEKVAANQLRTQLEDQDTEIERLKGEIVAVNKAKERMLIYQSNQEEEDPDIKKIKKVQSFMRGWLCRRKWKTIVQDYICSPHAESMRKRNQIVFNMVEAETEYVHQLSILVNCFLRPLRMAASSKKPTISHDDVSSIFLNSETIMFLHEIFHQGLKARIANWPTLVLADLFDILLPMLNIYQEFVRNHQYSLQVLANCKQNRDFDKLLKQYEANAACEGRMLETFLTYPMFQIPRYIITLHELLAHTPHEHVERKSLEFARSKLEELSKMMHDEVSDTENIRKNLAIERMIVEGCDILLDTSQTFVRQGSLVQLPSVEKGKLSKVRLGSLSLKKEGERQCFLFTKHFLICTRTSSGKLHLLKQGGTLSLIECALIEELDGNDEDYYSTGQGFNHLEFKIVVEPADGPSFSVALLAPSRQEKAAWTSDISQCIDNIHCNGLMTSVFEENSKVTVPHMIKSDARLHKDDVDICFSKTLNSCKVPQIRYASVERLLERLTDLRFLSIDFLNTFLHTYRIFTTATVVMDKLADIYKKPFTSIPVRVQYHSSDRLSISSICPDYSLKITRLALDQSKSLELFFATNQGPWSGEHLNNKSPRLSRKFSSPPPVSITSRAASPIHARKLSLSSAMGCRSGALDLSTVTSSAAGSPTSTYTPLISSPPPTKAPLDLSRGPGSPELAPSAPEEGGELPRIDAFCGKLRRSIRRAVLESVSMEKFIPETPVSSETGDLSPCRSPSTPRHLRYRQAAGQSPDSSRCSVSPASAFAIATAAAGHGSPLGFGNSEKTYDKEFLIRRAATNRVLNVLRHWVSKHSQDFEMNAELTTAVISLLEEVLRDPDLMPQERKATANILSALSQDDQDDSQLKIEDIVQMTVAFIFQSECPRSECFESLSAMEVAEQITLLDHIVFRNIPYEEFLGQGWMKTDKNERTPYIMKTSQHFNDMSNLVASEIMAHADVSSRAGSIEKWLAVADICRCLNNYNGVLEITSALNRSAIYRLKKTWAKVCKQTKALMDRLQKIVSSEGRFKNLRETLKNCNPPCVPYLGMYLTDLAFIEEGTPNFTEEGLVNFSKMRMISHIIREIRQFQQTPYRIELQPKVTQYLLDKTLVMDEDTLYELSLKIEPRLPPLN, from the exons ATGCAGAAGAGCGTGCGCTACAATGAGGGACACGCGCTCTATCTGTCCACGGTGGCGCGTAAAGACGGCGTCAAGCGCGGCTATCTGAGTAAAAAAGCGGCGGAAAACAGCCGCTGGAACGAGAAATACTTCGCGCTTCACCAGAATATTCTCTTCTACTTTGAGAACGAGCAGAGCGCCAGGCCTTCTGGGATTTATCTGCTGGAGGGATGCACCTGCGAGAGGGTTCCAGCTCCAAAGGTGTCAACCAATGGAAAGGAGACTTCGGATAAACAGCAG CTTTATTTCCTGGTGATCTTCGGTCACGATGGACAGAAACCTCTGGAACTGCGGACAGAGGAAGATTCAGACTGTAGCGAGTGGGTGGAGGCCATTCAGCAGACCAG TTACTCTGATCTCATCATCGAGCGGGAAGTTCTCATGCAGAAGTACATCCATCTGGTGCAGATCATGGAGACCGAGAAGGTGGCGGCCAATCAGCTGAGGACACAACTGGAAGATCAAGATACAGAGATCGAGAGACTGAAGGGAGAG ATTGTTGCTGTAAATAAAGCCAAGGAGAGGATGTTAATCTATCAGTCCAACCAGGAGGAGGAAGATCCAGACATCAAGAAAATCAAGAAG GTGCAGAGTTTCATGCGCGGTTGGCTCTGTCGGAGGAAGTGGAAGACCATCGTGCAGGACTATATCTGCTCGCCTCATGCCGAGAGCATGAGGAAGAGAAACCAGATCGTCTTTAACATGGTTGAGGCCGAGACGGAGTACGTCCATCAGCTCTCCATCCTCGTCAACTGCTTCCTGCGGCCGCTCCGAATGGCCGCCAGCTCCAAAAAGCCCACCATCAGCCACGATGATGTCAGCAGTATCTTCCTCAATAG CGAAACCATCATGTTTCTTCACGAGATTTTCCATCAAGGCTTGAAGGCACGTATAGCCAACTGGCCAACATTAGTTTTAG CTGATCTGTTTGACATCTTGCTGCCAATGCTGAACATTTATCAGGAGTTTGTGCGGAACCATCAGTACAGCCTGCAGGTTCTGGCCAACTGCAAACAGAACCGAGACTTCGACAAACTGCTGAAGCAGTACGAAGCAAACGCTGCCTGTGAGGGCAGAATGCTGGAAACCTTCCTCACGTACCCCATGTTTCAG ATCCCCCGATACATCATCACACTTCACGAGCTCCTCGCGCACACGCCTCACGAGCATGTGGAGCGCAAGAGTCTGGAATTCGCCAGATCCAAACTGGAGGAACTATCCAA GATGATGCACGATGAGGTGAGCGACACAGAAAACATCCGTAAGAATCTGGCCATCGAGCGGATGATCGTGGAAGGTTGTGACATTTTGCTCGACACCAGTCAGACGTTTGTACGGCAGG GGTCTCTCGTCCAGCTGCCGTCTGTTGAGAAGGGGAAACTCAGTAAGGTGCGTCTGGGTTCACTGTCTCTCAAAAAGGAAGGTGAACGGCAGTGTTTCCTGTTTACCAAACACTTCCTCATCTGCACCCGGACCTCCAGCGGAAAACTGCACCTGCTCAAA CAGGGAGGAACGCTGTCTCTGATCGAGTGTGCTCTGATTGAGGAGCTGGACGGCAATGATGAAGACT ATTATTCTACCGGTCAGGGATTTAACCATCTCGAGTTTAAAATCGTGGTCGAACCTGCTGACGGTCCATCATTTTCTGTGGCTCTGCTCGCCCCGTCTCGACAGGAGAAAGCCGCCTGGACCAGCGACATCAGCCAG TGCATTGACAACATTCACTGTAACGGCTTGATGACCAGCGTGTTCGAAGAAAACTCTAAAGTCACCGTTCCTCACATGATCAA GTCTGATGCCCGGCTGCACAAGGACGATGTTGACATCTGCTTCAGCAAGACTCTGAACTCCTGTAAGGTCCCACAGATCCGTTACGCCAGCGTTGAGAGACTCCTGGAGCGCCTGACCGACCTGCGCTTTCTGTCCATCGACTTCCTGAACACCTTCCTGCACACGTATCGCATCTTCACCACCGCCACCGTGGTAATGGACAAACTGGCTGACATCTACAAGAAACCCTTCACGTCTATACCCGTGAG GGTTCAGTATCATTCATCCGACCGTTTGTCCATCTCCTCCATCTGTCCAGACTACAGTCTGAAGATCACGAGACTCGCGCTGGACCAGTCCAA GTCCCTTGAACTTTTCTTCGCCACAAACCAGGGCCCCTGGAGCGGAGAGCATCTAAATAACAAATCCCCGCGGCTGTCCCGCAAGTTCTCCTCCCCCCCGCCCGTATCCATCACGTCCCGCGCCGCTTCCCCCATCCACGCCCGCAAACTGTCCCTCAGTTCTGCCATGGGCTGTAGGAGTGGAGCTTTGGACCTGTCAACGGTCACTTCGTCTGCGGCCGGCAGCCCGACTTCCACCTACACCCCCCTCATCTCCTCCCCGCCACCCACCAAAGCCCCTCTGGACCTCAGCCGGGGCCCCGGCTCACCTGAACTCGCACCCTCGGCTCCTGAAGAGGGCGGGGAGCTGCCGCGTATAGACGCCTTTTGCGGGAAACTGCGCAGGAGCATTCGGCGAG CTGTTCTGGAGTCAGTGTCAATGGAAAAGTTCATTCCCGAGACGCCCGTGTCGAGTGAGACTGGAGATCTGTCGCCCTGCCGATCTCCATCCACCCCACGACACCTGCGGTACAGACAGGCTGCAG GTCAGTCTCCCGACAGCTCCCGCTGTTCCGTCTCTCCGGCCTCCGCGTTCGCCATCGCCACGGCCGCGGCCGGACACGGCAGCCCACTAG GATTCGGCAACTCGGAGAAAACATACGACAAAGAGTTCCTCATCCGCAGGGCCGCCACCAACCGAGTGCTCAATGTTCTGCGTCACTGGGTTTCCAAACACTCACAG GACTTCGAGATGAACGCCGAGCTGACGACGGCCGTGATTTCTCTCCTGGAGGAGGTGCTGAGAGATCCTGATCTAATGCCTCAGGAACGGAAGGCAACAGCCAACATACTGAG TGCTTTATCTCAAGACGACCAGGACGACTCGCAGCTTAAGATCGAAGACATCGTGCAGATG ACTGTCGCGTTTATTTTCCAGTCCGAGTGTCCGAGGTCAGAATGCTTCGAGTCGCTCTCCGCCATGGAGGTCGCTGAACAGATCACACTGTTGGATCATATAGTGTTCAGGAATATTCCATACGA AGAGTTTCTCGGTCAGGGCTGGATGAAGACGGACAAAAACGAAAGAACGCCGTACATCATGAAGACCAGTCAACACTTCaatgat ATGAGTAATCTGGTGGCTTCTGAGATCATGGCTCATGCAGACGTCAGCTCAAGAGCCGGATCCATCGAGAAGTGGCTCGCCGTGGCAGACATATGCCGCTGTCTAAACAACTACAACGGTGTCCTGGAGATCACATCTGCCCTCAACCGCAGCGCCATCTACAGGTTAAAGAAAACATGGGCCAAGGTCTGCAAACAG ACCAAAGCGCTCATGGACAGACTGCAGAAAATCGTTTCATCTGAAGGGAGATTTAAGAACCTGAGAGAAACTCTGAAAAA TTGTAACCCTCCGTGCGTGCCGTATCTGGGGATGTACCTGACGGATCTGGCGTTTATTGAGGAAGGAACGCCGAACTTCACTGAGGAGGGTCTAGTCAACTTCTCTAAAATGAGGATG ATTTCACACATAATAAGAGAAATCCGTCAGTTTCAGCAGACCCCCTACAGGATCGAGCTTCAACCTAAG GTAACGCAGTACCTTCTTGACAAAACTCTTGTAATGGATGAAGACACGCTGTATGAATTATCTCTGAAGATTGAGCCACGTCTCCCACCCCTCAACTAA